A genomic window from Osmerus eperlanus chromosome 5, fOsmEpe2.1, whole genome shotgun sequence includes:
- the ankrd34c gene encoding ankyrin repeat domain-containing protein 34C, with protein sequence MADILELRTDGNSLLKAVWLRRLRLTRLLLEGGAYINESNERGETPLMVACMSKHSDQQSVSKAKLVNYLLDNKADPNIQDKAGRTALMHACIQRAGHEVVAHLLTNGADPSLEDRSGASALVYAINADDKETLKHLLDACKAKGKEVIIITTDKSPSGTKTTKQYLNVPPSPEMDERGTPTFCTSPSDIDLRASPTPTLPEQQNTIFSFQTKLKTASSTATKLPNGPTSPTRRPANPKRARLPQLKRLQSEPWGLIAPSVLAAAAHEESKRSPSDEDVVTGINGLSLSKRSTLSRQNSVDGKEGLFPLVSDQPTKMTSSLSVPPTSKAAYERSLSQHQPLARRSTIPTEHDGSNTSGPASLRDTVHRRRLGTDHYDSDSQLYSDSGMIDSPKVPLERRKLNTSPLALLTSSRESLDSNASTSSPSTARRRAPGLLERRGSGTLLLDYISHTRPGHLPPLNVNPNPPIPDIGASSKPSSPLATGFRSIAPVAPTSPKRGNLKTKKKLIRRHSMQVEQMKQLSTFEEVAQQ encoded by the coding sequence GGGGGCGCATACATCAACGAGAGCAACGAACGCGGAGAGACCCCGCTTATGGTGGCCTGTATGTCGAAACACAGCGACCAGCAAAGCGTGAGCAAGGCAAAGTTGGTCAATTACCTGTTGGACAACAAAGCGGACCCCAATATACAGGACAAGGCGGGCAGGACAGCTCTGATGCATGCCTGCATCCAGAGGGCGGGACACGAGGTGGTCGCCCATCTACTCACAAACGGGGCGGAccccagcctggaggacaggagtgGGGCGTCTGCTCTTGTCTATGCTATCAACGCAGATGATAAGGAGACCCTCAAGCATCTTCTGGACGCTTGCAAAGCAAAGGGTAAAGaggtcatcatcatcacaaccGACAAGTCACCATCAGGGACCAAAACCACAAAACAGTACCTCAacgtgcccccctccccagagatgGACGAGCGCGGCACCCCCACgttctgcacctctccctcTGATATTGACCTGAGAGCCTCCCCCACACCTACCTTGCCTGAGCAGCAAAACACTATCTTCAGTTTTCAGACAAAATTGAAAACAGCCTCTAGCACAGCCACGAAGCTTCCCAACGGGCCCACCTCACCCACCCGACGCCCGGCCAACCCCAAACGGGCTCGCCTGCCCCAGCTGAAGCGCCTGCAGTCCGAGCCCTGGGGGCTGATTGCTCCATCCGTTCTCGCAGCCGCGGCTCACGAGGAGAGCAAAAGGTCCCCCTCGGACGAGGACGTCGTCACAGGCATCAACGGACTGTCTCTGTCCAAGAGGTCAACTCTGTCTAGACAAAACAGTGTAGATGGCAAGGAGGGGCTTTTCCCTCTGGTCAGTGACCAGCCCACCAAGATGACTTCTTCATTGTCGGTCCCTCCAACTTCCAAAGCGGCGTATGAGCGCTCTTTGAGCCAGCACCAGCCCCTGGCACGACGCAGCACAATCCCAACGGAGCATGACGGCAGTAACACCAGTGGACCTGCTAGTCTGAGAGACACAGTCCACAGAAGAAGGCTGGGCACTGATCACTATGACTCCGACTCACAGCTGTATTCTGACTCTGGCATGATAGACTCTCCAAAAGTTCCCCTTGAGCGGAGGAAACTCAACACGTCTCCTCTGGCCCTGCTGACCAGCTCCAGGGAGTCTCTGGACAGCAACGCGAGCACTTCCTCTCCCAGCACAGCCCGCCGCCGTGCCCCTGGCCTCCTGGAGAGGCGGGGCTCAGGGACTCTGCTGCTGGACTACATTTCCCATACCCGTCCTGGCCACCTGCCCCCTCTCAACgtgaaccctaaccctcccatcCCTGACATTGGGGCCAGCAGCAAGCCCTCATCTCCTCTGGCTACAGGATTCAGATCAATAGCTCCAGTAGCACCAACCTCACCAAAGAGAGGCAACCTCAAGACCAAGAAGAAACTTATTAGAAGGCACTCTATGCAAGTGGAGCAAATGAAACAACTTTCTACTTTTGAGGAAGTGGCCCAGCAGTGA
- the LOC134021124 gene encoding retinol dehydrogenase 11-like, with protein MQYGKSLTIFVRRYPKTIALVTITGVGLFAVRRWMSGGVCRSKARLDGKTVLITGANTGIGKETAVDLASRGARVILACRDMTRANQAAEDIRQRSGNGNVIVKKLDLASLQSVRQLAEDILASEEKLDILINNAGVMSCPKWQTEDGFEMQFGVNHLGHFLMTNCLLDLLKKSAPSRIVNVSSLAHEKGEIHFDDINLDKDYSPWKSYRQSKLANVLFTRELAKRLKGTRVTTYCLHPGIIHTELGRHFWPTMPLWKRVVYQPLMLLIKSPTEGAQTSIYCAIEESLNNQSGLYYSDCVPKAVAPQGQDDEAAKKLWELSASMALFTSLLRTVKTDVLLNLQHIQKTRTFSFHY; from the exons ATGCAGTACGGGAAATCTTTGACGATCTTTGTTCGACGATATCCCAAAACGATTGCTTTAGTTACAATTACAG GAGTGGGACTATTTGCTGTCCGAAGATGGATGTCAGGTGGGGTGTGTCGGAGCAAAGCTCGACTGGATGGGAAGACTGTCCTGATCACTGGAGCCAACACGGGGATTGGCAAAGAAACAGCAGTTGATTTGGCTAGCAGGG GGGCAAGGGTCATTCTGGCTtgcagagacatgacaagagCAAACCAAGCTGCAGAAGACATTAGGCAGAGGAGTGGGAACGGGAATGTGATTGTCAAAAAGTTGGACTTGGCATCACTGCAGTCAGTGCGACAGCTAGCCGAAGACATCCTAGCAAGTGAAGAGAAACTAGATATCCTCATCAACAACGCAG GTGTCATGAGTTGTCCAAAATGGCAAACTGAAGATGGCTTTGAGATGcagtttggtgtgaatcacTTGGGCCACTTCTTGATGACAAACTGCCTTTTGGATCTACTAAAGAAATCAGCTCCAAGTCGCATTGTCAATGTCTCCAGTTTAGCTCACGAGAAAG GTGAAATCCATTTTGATGACATAAACTTAGATAAGGATTATAGTCCCTGGAAAAGCTACCGGCAAAGTAAACTGGCAAATGTTCTCTTCACAAGGGAGCTGGCCAAACGACTTAAAG gcacCAGAGTCACCACCTACTGCCTCCACCCGGGCATCATCCACACTGAACTGGGCCGGCACTTCTGGCCCACCATGCCCCTGTGGAAGAGAGTGGTGTACCAGCCTCTGATGCTGCTGATCAAGTCCCCAACGGAGGGAGCCCAGACCTCCATCTACTGTGCCATAGAGGAGAGCCTGAACAACCAGAGTGGACTCTACTACAG TGACTGTGTCCCTAAAGCAGTGGCCCCACAAGGCCAGGATGATGAAGCTGCTAAGAAGCTGTGGGAGTTGAGTGCTTCCATG GCACTGTTTACAAGTTTGCTACGAACAGTCAAAACCGATGTCTTACTCAACCTACAGCACATACAAAAGACAAGGACATTTTCCTTTCATTACTAA